One window from the genome of Choloepus didactylus isolate mChoDid1 chromosome 2, mChoDid1.pri, whole genome shotgun sequence encodes:
- the LOC119526218 gene encoding eukaryotic translation initiation factor 3 subunit G-like → MPTGDFDSKPSWADQVEEEGEDDKCVTSELLKGIPLTPGDTSPEPELLPGAPLPPPKEVINRNIKTVTEYKIDEDGKKFKIVRTFRIKTRKASKAVARRKNWKKFGNSEFDLSGPNVSTTTVSDDVSMTFITSKEDLNCQEEEDPMNKLKGQKIVSCHICKGDHWTTRCPYKDTLGPMQKELAEQLGLSTGEKEKLPGELEPMQAAQSKTGKYVPPSLRDGASRRGESMQPSRRADDNATIHVTNLSEDTRETDLQELFRPFVSISRIYLAKDKTTSQSKGFAFISFHRREDAARAIAEVSGFGYDHLILNVEWAKPSTN, encoded by the coding sequence ATGCCGACCGGAGACTTTGATTCGAAGCCCAGCTGGGCCGAccaggtggaggaggagggagaggacgACAAATGCGTCACCAGCGAGCTCCTCAAGGGGATCCCGCTGACCCCCGGCGACACCAGCCCCGAGCCTGAGCTCCTGCCGGGAGCTCCGCTGCCGCCTCCCAAAGAGGTCATCAACAGAAACATCAAGACAGTGACCGAGTACAAGATAGACGAGGACGGCAAGAAGTTCAAGATTGTCCGCACCTTCAGGATCAAAACCCGGAAGGCCTCAAAGGCTGTTGCAAGGAGGAAGAACTGGAAGAAGTTTGGGAATTCCGAGTTTGACCTCTCAGGGCCCAACGTGTCCACCACCACAGTGAGTGACGATGTCTCCATGACGTTCATCACCAGCAAAGAGGACCTGAACTGCCAGGAGGAGGAGGACCCCATGAACAAGCTCAAGGGCCAGAAGATCGTGTCCTGCCACATCTGCAAGGGCGACCACTGGACCACCCGCTGCCCCTACAAGGACACGCTGGGGCCCATGCAGAAGGAGCTGGCTGAGCAGCTGGGCCTGTCCACGGGCGAGAAGGAGAAGCTGCCCGGAGAGCTGGAGCCCATGCAGGCTGCCCAGAGCAAGACGGGCAAGTACGTGCCGCCGAGCCTGCGGGATGGGGCCAGCCGCCGCGGGGAGTCCATGCAGCCCAGCCGCAGAGCCGACGACAACGCCACCATCCACGTCACCAACCTGTCGGAGGACACGCGGGAGACTGACCTGCAGGAGCTCTTCCGGCCCTTCGTCTCCATCTCCCGCATCTACCTGGCGAAGGACAAAACCACCAGCCAGTCCAAGGGCTTTGCCTTCATCAGCTTCCACCGCCGCGAGGACGCTGCCCGTGCCATCGCCGAGGTATCGGGCTTCGGCTACGACCACCTCATCCTCAACGTTGAGTGGGCCAAGCCGTCCACCAACTGA